In the genome of Lynx canadensis isolate LIC74 chromosome X, mLynCan4.pri.v2, whole genome shotgun sequence, one region contains:
- the LOC115506893 gene encoding olfactory receptor 10A4-like, translating to MTQISEFILLGFGDLHGLQFLLFGVFLVIYVVTVIGNIVILTVVSADHSLHTPMYFFLGHFSFLEIGYTTTIEPMMLRTLLSAHVPISFPGCACQFYFFAALVATECFFLAVMSYDRYIAICNPLHYSSIMDYRGCLQLAGASWVAGFLAPILLMILTFQLTFCTTNEIDHFFCDLKPIMKLACTDTQVAEMTSFICTSLFALGPFMLTLASYTHIISTILRIPSTTGKQRAFSTCSSHLIVVSLYYGTLGIVYGFPSGPQYEDLLKLLSLLYTVLTPALNPIIYTLRNKDVKIALGKLVK from the coding sequence atgacTCAAATTTCAGAATTCATCCTTTTGGGTTTTGGGGATCTTCATGgccttcagtttcttctttttggggTATTTCTGGTCATCTATGTGGTGACTGTCATAGGCAACATTGTAATCTTAACTGTGGTGTCAGCTGATCACTCCCTTCACACccccatgtatttctttcttggccatttcTCCTTCCTAGAGATTGGCTACACCACTACCATTGAGCCCATGATGCTGAGGACATTGTTATCAGCTCACGTGCCTATTTCCTTCCCAGGATGTGcttgccagttttatttttttgctgctCTAGTAGCCACAGAATGCTTCTTCCTGGCTGTAATGTCTTACGATCGCTACATAGCCATCTGTAACCCATTGCATTACTCCAGCATAATGGACTACCGGGGTTGCTTACAGCTAGCTGGTGCCTCTTGGGTGGCTGGATTTCTGGCACCCATCCTTCTCATGATCCTCACTTTTCAGTTAACATTCTGCACGACCAATGAGATTGACCACTTCTTCTGTGATTTGAAGCCCATCATGAAACTGGCCTGCACTGATACTCAAGTAGCTGAGATGACCTCTTTTATATGTACCTCTTTATTTGCCCTTGGCCCCTTCATGCTAACTCTAGCATCTTATACTCACATCATCTCCACCATTCTGAGGATCCCTTCTACCACAGGGAAGCAGAGGGCCTTCTCCACCTGTTCCTCCCATCTGATAGTGGTCAGTCTGTATTATGGAACTCTGGGCATTGTCTATGGCTTCCCATCAGGGCCACAGTATGAAGACTTATTGAAGTTGCTTTCCCTTCTGTATACAGTGCTCACCCCTGCTCTCAACCCTATTATTTACACCCTAAGAAACAAGGATGTAAAAATCGCTCTGGGAAAATTGGTGAAATGA